The following are encoded together in the Serratia odorifera genome:
- the sdhD gene encoding succinate dehydrogenase membrane anchor subunit: MVSNVSALGRNGVHDWLLLRASAIVITLYVLYILGFVATAPDMTYEIWRGFFATSITKVFTLLTLLSILVHAWIGMWQVLTDYIKPLALRLMLQLAIVVALLVYLLYGTIVVWGA, from the coding sequence ATGGTAAGCAATGTTTCTGCATTAGGACGTAACGGCGTACACGACTGGTTGTTACTGCGTGCTTCCGCCATCGTCATCACCCTGTATGTTCTCTATATCCTGGGCTTTGTTGCCACGGCTCCGGACATGACCTATGAAATCTGGCGCGGTTTCTTCGCAACCAGCATTACGAAAGTATTCACCCTGTTAACGCTGTTGTCGATTCTGGTGCACGCCTGGATCGGTATGTGGCAGGTGCTGACGGACTATATCAAGCCACTGGCGTTACGCCTGATGCTGCAACTGGCGATTGTCGTCGCGTTGCTGGTCTATTTACTGTACGGAACAATCGTAGTGTGGGGTGCGTAA
- the sdhC gene encoding succinate dehydrogenase cytochrome b556 subunit — protein MGKTVKKQRPVNLDLQTIRFPVTAIASILHRVSGVITFVAVGILLWLLGMSLSSQEGFLQAAAIMNSFFVKFIFWGILTALAYHICGGIRHLLMDFGYIEESLAAGQRSAQVAFVLTAVLSILAGVLVW, from the coding sequence GTGGGCAAAACCGTGAAAAAACAAAGACCTGTCAACCTGGATCTGCAAACGATCCGGTTTCCCGTAACTGCGATAGCGTCCATCTTACACCGAGTCTCTGGCGTAATTACCTTCGTTGCCGTGGGTATCCTCCTCTGGCTGCTGGGCATGTCACTCTCCTCCCAAGAGGGTTTCCTGCAGGCTGCCGCCATCATGAATAGCTTCTTCGTCAAATTCATCTTCTGGGGGATCCTCACTGCGTTGGCCTATCACATTTGCGGTGGCATTCGTCACTTGTTAATGGATTTTGGCTATATCGAAGAGAGTTTAGCCGCTGGCCAGCGTTCTGCCCAGGTGGCGTTCGTTCTGACCGCCGTGCTGTCAATTCTGGCTGGAGTCCTCGTATGGTAA
- a CDS encoding citrate synthase translates to MTDKKATLTINGGEAPIELGVLTPTLGPDVLDVRALGSKGYFTFDPGFTSTASCESKITFIDGDKGVLLHRGFPIEQLAKQSSYLEVCYILLYGETPTPEEFETFKTTVTRHTMIHDQITHLFRGFRRDSHPMAVLCGVTGALAAFYHDALDVNNERHREITAFRLLSKMPTVAAMCYKYSLGQPFVYPRNDLSYAGNFLHMMFATPCEEYVVNPVLERAMDRILILHADHEQNASTSTVRTAGSSGANPFACIAAGIASLWGPAHGGANEAALKMLEEIKTVEHIPEFIKRAKDKNDSFRLMGFGHRVYKNYDPRATVMRETCHEVLKELNKKDDNLLAVAMELEHIALNDPYFIEKKLYPNVDFYSGIILKAMGIPSSMFTVIFAIARTIGWIAHWNEMHDEGIKIARPRQLYTGYAERDFNSQLKK, encoded by the coding sequence ATGACTGATAAGAAAGCGACGCTAACCATCAATGGCGGCGAAGCTCCGATCGAACTGGGCGTACTAACCCCAACGCTGGGTCCCGATGTCCTCGACGTCCGCGCCCTGGGTTCCAAAGGTTATTTCACATTCGATCCCGGCTTTACCTCCACCGCTTCTTGCGAATCCAAAATCACCTTCATTGACGGTGACAAAGGTGTTCTTCTGCACCGTGGCTTCCCGATCGAGCAGCTGGCGAAACAATCTTCTTATCTGGAAGTGTGTTACATCCTGCTGTACGGCGAAACTCCAACGCCGGAAGAGTTCGAAACCTTCAAGACCACCGTCACCCGCCACACCATGATCCACGATCAGATCACCCATCTGTTCCGTGGCTTCCGTCGCGACTCGCACCCCATGGCGGTGCTGTGTGGCGTAACCGGCGCGCTGGCGGCGTTCTACCACGATGCGCTCGACGTCAACAATGAACGCCACCGTGAAATTACCGCATTCCGCCTGCTGTCCAAAATGCCGACCGTGGCGGCGATGTGTTACAAATACTCTCTTGGCCAGCCGTTCGTGTATCCGCGCAACGATCTGTCTTATGCCGGTAACTTCCTGCACATGATGTTCGCCACCCCGTGTGAAGAGTACGTGGTGAACCCGGTGCTGGAACGCGCCATGGATCGCATCCTGATCCTGCATGCCGATCACGAGCAGAACGCGTCCACCTCTACCGTGCGTACCGCCGGTTCCTCAGGCGCCAACCCGTTTGCCTGCATCGCGGCCGGTATTGCTTCCCTGTGGGGGCCGGCGCACGGTGGCGCCAACGAAGCCGCACTGAAGATGCTGGAAGAAATCAAAACCGTTGAACACATTCCAGAGTTCATCAAGCGCGCCAAAGACAAGAACGATTCGTTCCGTCTGATGGGCTTCGGCCACCGGGTGTACAAAAATTACGATCCGCGCGCCACGGTGATGCGTGAAACCTGTCACGAAGTGCTGAAAGAACTGAACAAGAAAGACGATAACCTGCTGGCCGTGGCGATGGAGCTGGAACACATCGCGCTGAACGACCCGTACTTCATCGAGAAGAAACTGTACCCGAACGTCGACTTCTATTCAGGCATTATTCTGAAGGCAATGGGCATTCCGTCCTCGATGTTCACCGTGATCTTCGCCATCGCGCGTACCATAGGCTGGATCGCCCACTGGAACGAAATGCACGACGAAGGCATCAAGATCGCCCGTCCGCGCCAGCTGTATACCGGCTACGCCGAGCGTGATTTCAATTCTCAATTGAAGAAATAA